A window from Carassius carassius chromosome 40, fCarCar2.1, whole genome shotgun sequence encodes these proteins:
- the LOC132122632 gene encoding forkhead box protein L3-like — protein sequence MMFDSSQYPYNCFNYDGEGYPSCATDEEKKVCRPAYSYIALIAMAIQQSPENKVTLSGIYEFIMRRFPYYRSNQRAWQNSIRHNLSLNSCFIKVPRTEGNEKGKGNYWTFATGCESMLDLFENGNFRRRRRRRNLKMGLKEPAEPFVAMDTHQGIAVRPMDSDSFCPVNTSHRPAQNNSPLSKPEPEIKFSIDYILSTPDPLPGFRAPNSGAGAVIHHLEPQHLSLHFWTI from the exons ATGATGTTTGACAGTTCGCAATATCCTTATAACTGTTTTAACTATGATGGAGAAGGATACCCCTCATGTGCCACTGATGAAGAGAAGAAAGTGTGTCGACCAGCTTACAG TTACATTGCACTAATAGCAATGGCTATACAGCAGAGCCCCGAGAACAAAGTTACCCTATCAGGAATCTACGAGTTCATCATGAGGAGATTTCCTTATTACAGATCCAACCAGAGGGCTTGGCAAAACTCAATTCGTCATAACCTCTCTCTAAACAGCTGCTTTATAAAG GTGCCCCGTACGGAAGGTAACGAGAAAGGAAAAGGTAATTACTGGACATTCGCCACAGGCTGCGAGTCCATGCTGGACCTCTTTGAAAATGGCAACTTTCGTCGGCGCCGACGCAGACGCAACTTAAAAATGGGCCTGAAGGAGCCAGCCGAACCCTTTGTTGCCATGGACACTCATCAGGGCATTGCAGTAAGACCCATGGATTCAGATTCTTTCTGCCCTGTGAACACTAGTCACAGACCGGCCCAAAACAACTCGCCTCTCAGCAAACCTGAGCCTGAGATCAAATTCAGCATTGACTACATCCTCTCCACGCCGGACCCTCTGCCCGGGTTCAGAGCCCCTAACAGTGGAGCTGGAGCTGTGATCCATCATCTGGAGCCGCAACATCTCAGTCTACACTTCTGGACCATCTAA
- the tom1l2 gene encoding TOM1-like protein 2 isoform X3, with product MGVVQGRGLSVYCLIDCLVVEYVDKMEFLLGNPYSTPVGQCIERATDGSLQSEDWSLNMEICDIINETEDGPKDAIRAVKKRLNGNKNYREVMLTLMVLETCVKNCGYRFHALVTTRDFIDGVLVKIISPKNNPPAIVQDKVLALIQAWADAFRSSPDLTGVVHVYEEMKRKGIEFPRSELETLSPIHTPQRQQSAPELDQQKYNAPVQPKPQPHPASAPPFSAPVTHTSPQMPNLHMSGPINPSPEQICKLRSELDIVRGNTKVMSEMLTEMVPGQEDPSDHELLQELNRTCRAMQQRIVELISRVSNEEVTEELLHVNDDLNNIFLRYERYERFRSGRTAQGINNGVGCVLNEATEDNLIDLGPGSPAVVSPRISATPPSSLPPSVAPIRSASPVTLSSRLAGLDVGSNSVSGTLTSLTTCQPQDDFDTFAQTRTGTMPERKNAPFEDTKASSGVAPTLDVRQQHTGKGDEEEGVTSDEFDKFLEERAKASEIVPKLPTPPSDELSAAAGASANASKKAGRSEDPVFAL from the exons ATGGGAGTCGTCCAAGGGCGGGGCTTGAGTGTTTACTGTCTTATTGACTGTTTAGTCGTTGAGTATGTTGACAAGATGGAGTTCTTGCTGGGAAACCCGTATAGTACTCCGGTGGGACAGTGCATTG AAAGGGCCACAGATGGCTCACTTCAAAGTGAAGACTGGTCCTTGAATATGGAAATATGTGACATAATCAATGAAACAGAGGATGG GCCTAAGGATGCTATAAGAGCTGTAAAGAAGAGGCTTAATGGGAATAAAAACTACAGGGAGGTGATGCTTACGTTGATG GTTCTTGAGACATGTGTAAAGAACTGTGGGTACCGGTTCCATGCGCTCGTCACCACCCGGGACTTCATTGATGGCGTTTTGGTGAAAATCATATCTCCTAAAAATAACCCACCTGCCATAGTGCAGGACAAAGTACTAGCTTTGATACAG GCATGGGCAGATGCTTTCAGGAGTAGTCCAGATTTGACTGGAGTAGTCCACGTCTATGAAGAAATGAAGAGGAAGGGTATAGAGTTTCCTCGATCTGAATTGGAGACCTTGTCCCCCATTCACACACCACAACGG CAGCAAAGTGCTCCAGAGTTGGACCAGCAGAAATATAACGCCCCAGTTCAGCCCAAGCCACAGCCTCACCCTGCCTCTGCTCCTCCTTTCTCTGCCCCTGTGACCCACACTTCCCCACAGATGCCCAATCTGCACATGTCTGGGCCCATCAACCCTTCCCCTGAACAG ATTTGCAAGCTGCGCAGTGAGCTTGACATTGTGCGTGGGAACACGAAGGTGATGTCGGAGATGTTAACCGAGATGGTTCCTGGTCAAGAGGATCCATCCGATCATGAGCTTCTGCAG GAGTTAAACAGAACGTGCAGGGCCATGCAGCAGAGGATAGTTGAGCTCATCTCACGTGTATCCAATGAGGAAGTCACAGAGGAGCTCCTGCATGTCAACGATGACCTCAACAACATCTTCCTACGATATGAGAG atatgaGAGATTCCGATCTGGCCGAACTGCTCAAGGCATAAACAACGGGGTGGGTTGT GTCCTGAATGAGGCCACAGAAGATAACCTGATAGATCTGGGACCAGGGTCTCCTGCAGTGGTCAGCCCCAGGATTAGTGCTACTCCTCCGTCCAGCTTGCCTCCCTCTGTGGCTCCGATTCGCTCCGCCTCACCAGTCACTCTCTCCTCCAGACTGGCTGGTTTGG ATGTGGGTTCCAACAGTGTGAGTGGCACCTTGACTTCATTGACTACTTGTCAACCCCAAGATGACTTTGACACATTTGCCCAGACCAGGACTGGCACCATGCCTGAGAGGAAGAA CGCACCATTTGAAGACACGAAGGCTTCAAGTGGAGTGGCCCCGACTTTGGATGTCAGACAACAACACACTGGG AAAGGAGATGAAGAAGAGGGTGTGACAAGTGACG AGTTTGACAAGTTTCTGGAGGAGAGAGCCAAAGCATCAGAGATTGTGCCCAAGCTGCCGACACCCCCGAGTGATGAGCTTTCAGCTGCTGCCGGCGCTTCTGCAAATGCGAGTAAAAAGGCAGGCAGGTCTGAGGACCCTGTCTTTGCCTTGTAG
- the tom1l2 gene encoding TOM1-like protein 2 isoform X1 has translation MGVVQGRGLSVYCLIDCLVVEYVDKMEFLLGNPYSTPVGQCIERATDGSLQSEDWSLNMEICDIINETEDGPKDAIRAVKKRLNGNKNYREVMLTLMVLETCVKNCGYRFHALVTTRDFIDGVLVKIISPKNNPPAIVQDKVLALIQAWADAFRSSPDLTGVVHVYEEMKRKGIEFPRSELETLSPIHTPQRQQSAPELDQQKYNAPVQPKPQPHPASAPPFSAPVTHTSPQMPNLHMSGPINPSPEQICKLRSELDIVRGNTKVMSEMLTEMVPGQEDPSDHELLQELNRTCRAMQQRIVELISRVSNEEVTEELLHVNDDLNNIFLRYERYERFRSGRTAQGINNGVGCVLNEATEDNLIDLGPGSPAVVSPRISATPPSSLPPSVAPIRSASPVTLSSRLAGLDVGSNSVSGTLTSLTTCQPQDDFDTFAQTRTGTMPERKNAPFEDTKASSGVAPTLDVRQQHTGAALDQSSVMDDIEEWLCTDVKGDEEEGVTSDEFDKFLEERAKASEIVPKLPTPPSDELSAAAGASANASKKAGRSEDPVFAL, from the exons ATGGGAGTCGTCCAAGGGCGGGGCTTGAGTGTTTACTGTCTTATTGACTGTTTAGTCGTTGAGTATGTTGACAAGATGGAGTTCTTGCTGGGAAACCCGTATAGTACTCCGGTGGGACAGTGCATTG AAAGGGCCACAGATGGCTCACTTCAAAGTGAAGACTGGTCCTTGAATATGGAAATATGTGACATAATCAATGAAACAGAGGATGG GCCTAAGGATGCTATAAGAGCTGTAAAGAAGAGGCTTAATGGGAATAAAAACTACAGGGAGGTGATGCTTACGTTGATG GTTCTTGAGACATGTGTAAAGAACTGTGGGTACCGGTTCCATGCGCTCGTCACCACCCGGGACTTCATTGATGGCGTTTTGGTGAAAATCATATCTCCTAAAAATAACCCACCTGCCATAGTGCAGGACAAAGTACTAGCTTTGATACAG GCATGGGCAGATGCTTTCAGGAGTAGTCCAGATTTGACTGGAGTAGTCCACGTCTATGAAGAAATGAAGAGGAAGGGTATAGAGTTTCCTCGATCTGAATTGGAGACCTTGTCCCCCATTCACACACCACAACGG CAGCAAAGTGCTCCAGAGTTGGACCAGCAGAAATATAACGCCCCAGTTCAGCCCAAGCCACAGCCTCACCCTGCCTCTGCTCCTCCTTTCTCTGCCCCTGTGACCCACACTTCCCCACAGATGCCCAATCTGCACATGTCTGGGCCCATCAACCCTTCCCCTGAACAG ATTTGCAAGCTGCGCAGTGAGCTTGACATTGTGCGTGGGAACACGAAGGTGATGTCGGAGATGTTAACCGAGATGGTTCCTGGTCAAGAGGATCCATCCGATCATGAGCTTCTGCAG GAGTTAAACAGAACGTGCAGGGCCATGCAGCAGAGGATAGTTGAGCTCATCTCACGTGTATCCAATGAGGAAGTCACAGAGGAGCTCCTGCATGTCAACGATGACCTCAACAACATCTTCCTACGATATGAGAG atatgaGAGATTCCGATCTGGCCGAACTGCTCAAGGCATAAACAACGGGGTGGGTTGT GTCCTGAATGAGGCCACAGAAGATAACCTGATAGATCTGGGACCAGGGTCTCCTGCAGTGGTCAGCCCCAGGATTAGTGCTACTCCTCCGTCCAGCTTGCCTCCCTCTGTGGCTCCGATTCGCTCCGCCTCACCAGTCACTCTCTCCTCCAGACTGGCTGGTTTGG ATGTGGGTTCCAACAGTGTGAGTGGCACCTTGACTTCATTGACTACTTGTCAACCCCAAGATGACTTTGACACATTTGCCCAGACCAGGACTGGCACCATGCCTGAGAGGAAGAA CGCACCATTTGAAGACACGAAGGCTTCAAGTGGAGTGGCCCCGACTTTGGATGTCAGACAACAACACACTGGG GCAGCTCTTGACCAGTCCTCTGTCATGGATGACATTGAGGAGTGGCTCTGTACTGATGTG AAAGGAGATGAAGAAGAGGGTGTGACAAGTGACG AGTTTGACAAGTTTCTGGAGGAGAGAGCCAAAGCATCAGAGATTGTGCCCAAGCTGCCGACACCCCCGAGTGATGAGCTTTCAGCTGCTGCCGGCGCTTCTGCAAATGCGAGTAAAAAGGCAGGCAGGTCTGAGGACCCTGTCTTTGCCTTGTAG
- the tom1l2 gene encoding TOM1-like protein 2 isoform X4 has translation MGVVQGRGLSVYCLIDCLVVEYVDKMEFLLGNPYSTPVGQCIERATDGSLQSEDWSLNMEICDIINETEDGPKDAIRAVKKRLNGNKNYREVMLTLMVLETCVKNCGYRFHALVTTRDFIDGVLVKIISPKNNPPAIVQDKVLALIQAWADAFRSSPDLTGVVHVYEEMKRKGIEFPRSELETLSPIHTPQRQQSAPELDQQKYNAPVQPKPQPHPASAPPFSAPVTHTSPQMPNLHMSGPINPSPEQICKLRSELDIVRGNTKVMSEMLTEMVPGQEDPSDHELLQELNRTCRAMQQRIVELISRVSNEEVTEELLHVNDDLNNIFLRYERYERFRSGRTAQGINNGVLNEATEDNLIDLGPGSPAVVSPRISATPPSSLPPSVAPIRSASPVTLSSRLAGLDVGSNSVSGTLTSLTTCQPQDDFDTFAQTRTGTMPERKNAPFEDTKASSGVAPTLDVRQQHTGKGDEEEGVTSDEFDKFLEERAKASEIVPKLPTPPSDELSAAAGASANASKKAGRSEDPVFAL, from the exons ATGGGAGTCGTCCAAGGGCGGGGCTTGAGTGTTTACTGTCTTATTGACTGTTTAGTCGTTGAGTATGTTGACAAGATGGAGTTCTTGCTGGGAAACCCGTATAGTACTCCGGTGGGACAGTGCATTG AAAGGGCCACAGATGGCTCACTTCAAAGTGAAGACTGGTCCTTGAATATGGAAATATGTGACATAATCAATGAAACAGAGGATGG GCCTAAGGATGCTATAAGAGCTGTAAAGAAGAGGCTTAATGGGAATAAAAACTACAGGGAGGTGATGCTTACGTTGATG GTTCTTGAGACATGTGTAAAGAACTGTGGGTACCGGTTCCATGCGCTCGTCACCACCCGGGACTTCATTGATGGCGTTTTGGTGAAAATCATATCTCCTAAAAATAACCCACCTGCCATAGTGCAGGACAAAGTACTAGCTTTGATACAG GCATGGGCAGATGCTTTCAGGAGTAGTCCAGATTTGACTGGAGTAGTCCACGTCTATGAAGAAATGAAGAGGAAGGGTATAGAGTTTCCTCGATCTGAATTGGAGACCTTGTCCCCCATTCACACACCACAACGG CAGCAAAGTGCTCCAGAGTTGGACCAGCAGAAATATAACGCCCCAGTTCAGCCCAAGCCACAGCCTCACCCTGCCTCTGCTCCTCCTTTCTCTGCCCCTGTGACCCACACTTCCCCACAGATGCCCAATCTGCACATGTCTGGGCCCATCAACCCTTCCCCTGAACAG ATTTGCAAGCTGCGCAGTGAGCTTGACATTGTGCGTGGGAACACGAAGGTGATGTCGGAGATGTTAACCGAGATGGTTCCTGGTCAAGAGGATCCATCCGATCATGAGCTTCTGCAG GAGTTAAACAGAACGTGCAGGGCCATGCAGCAGAGGATAGTTGAGCTCATCTCACGTGTATCCAATGAGGAAGTCACAGAGGAGCTCCTGCATGTCAACGATGACCTCAACAACATCTTCCTACGATATGAGAG atatgaGAGATTCCGATCTGGCCGAACTGCTCAAGGCATAAACAACGGG GTCCTGAATGAGGCCACAGAAGATAACCTGATAGATCTGGGACCAGGGTCTCCTGCAGTGGTCAGCCCCAGGATTAGTGCTACTCCTCCGTCCAGCTTGCCTCCCTCTGTGGCTCCGATTCGCTCCGCCTCACCAGTCACTCTCTCCTCCAGACTGGCTGGTTTGG ATGTGGGTTCCAACAGTGTGAGTGGCACCTTGACTTCATTGACTACTTGTCAACCCCAAGATGACTTTGACACATTTGCCCAGACCAGGACTGGCACCATGCCTGAGAGGAAGAA CGCACCATTTGAAGACACGAAGGCTTCAAGTGGAGTGGCCCCGACTTTGGATGTCAGACAACAACACACTGGG AAAGGAGATGAAGAAGAGGGTGTGACAAGTGACG AGTTTGACAAGTTTCTGGAGGAGAGAGCCAAAGCATCAGAGATTGTGCCCAAGCTGCCGACACCCCCGAGTGATGAGCTTTCAGCTGCTGCCGGCGCTTCTGCAAATGCGAGTAAAAAGGCAGGCAGGTCTGAGGACCCTGTCTTTGCCTTGTAG
- the tom1l2 gene encoding TOM1-like protein 2 isoform X2 has translation MGVVQGRGLSVYCLIDCLVVEYVDKMEFLLGNPYSTPVGQCIERATDGSLQSEDWSLNMEICDIINETEDGPKDAIRAVKKRLNGNKNYREVMLTLMVLETCVKNCGYRFHALVTTRDFIDGVLVKIISPKNNPPAIVQDKVLALIQAWADAFRSSPDLTGVVHVYEEMKRKGIEFPRSELETLSPIHTPQRQQSAPELDQQKYNAPVQPKPQPHPASAPPFSAPVTHTSPQMPNLHMSGPINPSPEQICKLRSELDIVRGNTKVMSEMLTEMVPGQEDPSDHELLQELNRTCRAMQQRIVELISRVSNEEVTEELLHVNDDLNNIFLRYERYERFRSGRTAQGINNGVLNEATEDNLIDLGPGSPAVVSPRISATPPSSLPPSVAPIRSASPVTLSSRLAGLDVGSNSVSGTLTSLTTCQPQDDFDTFAQTRTGTMPERKNAPFEDTKASSGVAPTLDVRQQHTGAALDQSSVMDDIEEWLCTDVKGDEEEGVTSDEFDKFLEERAKASEIVPKLPTPPSDELSAAAGASANASKKAGRSEDPVFAL, from the exons ATGGGAGTCGTCCAAGGGCGGGGCTTGAGTGTTTACTGTCTTATTGACTGTTTAGTCGTTGAGTATGTTGACAAGATGGAGTTCTTGCTGGGAAACCCGTATAGTACTCCGGTGGGACAGTGCATTG AAAGGGCCACAGATGGCTCACTTCAAAGTGAAGACTGGTCCTTGAATATGGAAATATGTGACATAATCAATGAAACAGAGGATGG GCCTAAGGATGCTATAAGAGCTGTAAAGAAGAGGCTTAATGGGAATAAAAACTACAGGGAGGTGATGCTTACGTTGATG GTTCTTGAGACATGTGTAAAGAACTGTGGGTACCGGTTCCATGCGCTCGTCACCACCCGGGACTTCATTGATGGCGTTTTGGTGAAAATCATATCTCCTAAAAATAACCCACCTGCCATAGTGCAGGACAAAGTACTAGCTTTGATACAG GCATGGGCAGATGCTTTCAGGAGTAGTCCAGATTTGACTGGAGTAGTCCACGTCTATGAAGAAATGAAGAGGAAGGGTATAGAGTTTCCTCGATCTGAATTGGAGACCTTGTCCCCCATTCACACACCACAACGG CAGCAAAGTGCTCCAGAGTTGGACCAGCAGAAATATAACGCCCCAGTTCAGCCCAAGCCACAGCCTCACCCTGCCTCTGCTCCTCCTTTCTCTGCCCCTGTGACCCACACTTCCCCACAGATGCCCAATCTGCACATGTCTGGGCCCATCAACCCTTCCCCTGAACAG ATTTGCAAGCTGCGCAGTGAGCTTGACATTGTGCGTGGGAACACGAAGGTGATGTCGGAGATGTTAACCGAGATGGTTCCTGGTCAAGAGGATCCATCCGATCATGAGCTTCTGCAG GAGTTAAACAGAACGTGCAGGGCCATGCAGCAGAGGATAGTTGAGCTCATCTCACGTGTATCCAATGAGGAAGTCACAGAGGAGCTCCTGCATGTCAACGATGACCTCAACAACATCTTCCTACGATATGAGAG atatgaGAGATTCCGATCTGGCCGAACTGCTCAAGGCATAAACAACGGG GTCCTGAATGAGGCCACAGAAGATAACCTGATAGATCTGGGACCAGGGTCTCCTGCAGTGGTCAGCCCCAGGATTAGTGCTACTCCTCCGTCCAGCTTGCCTCCCTCTGTGGCTCCGATTCGCTCCGCCTCACCAGTCACTCTCTCCTCCAGACTGGCTGGTTTGG ATGTGGGTTCCAACAGTGTGAGTGGCACCTTGACTTCATTGACTACTTGTCAACCCCAAGATGACTTTGACACATTTGCCCAGACCAGGACTGGCACCATGCCTGAGAGGAAGAA CGCACCATTTGAAGACACGAAGGCTTCAAGTGGAGTGGCCCCGACTTTGGATGTCAGACAACAACACACTGGG GCAGCTCTTGACCAGTCCTCTGTCATGGATGACATTGAGGAGTGGCTCTGTACTGATGTG AAAGGAGATGAAGAAGAGGGTGTGACAAGTGACG AGTTTGACAAGTTTCTGGAGGAGAGAGCCAAAGCATCAGAGATTGTGCCCAAGCTGCCGACACCCCCGAGTGATGAGCTTTCAGCTGCTGCCGGCGCTTCTGCAAATGCGAGTAAAAAGGCAGGCAGGTCTGAGGACCCTGTCTTTGCCTTGTAG
- the LOC132122633 gene encoding ATP synthase mitochondrial F1 complex assembly factor 2-like, which translates to MMLRNICKYPRQFGQVIWPFSIPREQHVHCLSKHLQKARYSSATTERKKFYENVSISQGEGGLYEIILDQRKLKTPGGKLFTVPNEALAIAVATEWDIQKESLKFYTMHLTTLCNTALDNPMQRTKKQIISAALKFLETDTICFRVEEPPGLVEVQRNEWDPVMNWIEQRYNVVIGTSTSILGPQIPEETKETFRQHLNSYNFWSLTGLDFLIAQLKSLVLSFGLIDRHLSVEQTVLLSRLEEEYQIQQWGNVEWVHDYDMYELRARTAAGAMFVHLSSESAAVKRKILHE; encoded by the exons ATGATGTTACGGAATATTTGTAAGTATCCCAGACAGTTTGGTCAGGTCATTTGGCCATTTTCTATTCCTCGAGAGCAGCATGTGCATTGTTTATCAAAACACCTACAAAAGGCAAGATATTCCAGTGCCACAACAG AGAGAAAGAAGTTCTACGAGAATGTCTCGATATCTCAAGGTGAAG GGGGTTTGTATGAAATAATCCTTGACCAACGAAAGCTGAAGACTCCAGGTGGAAAGCTGTTCACAGTGCCCAATGAAGCTCTTGCCATAGCTGTTGCAACAGAGTGGGACATTCAGAAGGAATCACTGAAGTTTTACACCATGCACTTA ACCACCCTTTGCAACACAGCACTTGATAACCCAATGCAAAGGACGAAGAAACAAATTATCTCAGCTGCTCTAAAGTTTTTGGAGACTGACACAATCTG TTTCAGAGTAGAAGAACCCCCAGGACTTGTAGAAGTTCAGAGAAATGAATGGGACCCTGTAATGAACTGGATAGAACAAAG GTACAATGTAGTAATTGGCACGTCCACCAGTATACTGGGCCCTCAAATCCCAGAGGAGACTAAGGAGACATTTCGTCAACACCTAAATTCCTATAATTTTTGGTCTCTGACAG GGCTTGATTTTTTGATCGCTCAGCTGAAATCATTGGTCTTGTCCTTTGGGCTGATTGACAGACACCTAAGCGTGGAACAAACAGTTCTTCTGTCCAGACTTGAGGAAGAATACCAG ATCCAGCAATGGGGCAATGTGGAATGGGTCCATGATTATGACATGTATGAGTTGCGAGCACGAACAGCTGCTGGTGCAATGTTTGTGCATCTGTCTTCTGAAAGCGCAGCTGTCAAGAGAAAAATTTTACATGAATAA